A window of the Carassius auratus strain Wakin unplaced genomic scaffold, ASM336829v1 scaf_tig00015585, whole genome shotgun sequence genome harbors these coding sequences:
- the LOC113074874 gene encoding uncharacterized protein LOC113074874 has product MAFRKFKYQRREDSSSTDHCCVPLCVASSKFNSVLSFHTFPVDEEIRRKWIHSIRRERFNITSHTRVCSRHFISEDLIEPSTPKGRRLLRKGAVPTLFQWNGYSVAEPRRTGVWQRREDYTPVDEDPMPMDARHLEHDYCSVPEPAAVDHALDQTEDLRKEVDRLRRQVEELSVSQRFCLGRFAASDDDVRFYTRFVTYSHLMAFWKLIEPASHNMIRVSRARATTIRSEAGTTGSAWGQSLQPIDEFFLFMVHLSVGLKQQDLAHRFNIHQSTVSRIITTWANFLYTILGSVRIWMSEEEVKAHLPNEFQDYPDTQVVIDCTELRCQTPSSLLLQSEVFSTYKSHCTFKGLIGMAPHGAITFVSSLYAGSVSDKELFKQSGIVSLLKHGMAIMVDKGFLVDDCVPCKVYRPAYLSKREQMSADEVRETQSIARLRVHVERLIRRVKQHKLFDTVIPLSITGSINQLYTVACLLVNYQNGPLVKAWAKD; this is encoded by the exons ATGGCTTTCAGAAAGTTTAAATATCAACGTCGTGAGGACAGTAGTTCGACTGACCATTGTTGTGTCCCGTTATGTGTGGCCTCCTCAAAGTTCAACTCTGTACTAAGTTTCCACACTTTTCCTGTGGACGAAGAAATACGCAGAAAGTGGATTCACAGCATTCGACGTGAGCGATTTAACATCACTTCTCATACAAGGGTCTGCAGTCGTCACTTTATAAGTGAAGACTTGATCGAGCCATCGACCCCTAAAGGGCGCCGCTTGCTGAGGAAGGGAGCTGTACCAACCTTATTCCAGTGGAACGGCTACTCCGTTGCTGAACCAAGGCGCACCGGGGTATGGCAAAGAAGGGAGGATTACACTCCAGTGGATGAGGATCCTATGCCAATGGATGCCCGGCATCTGGAACATGATTATTGTTCAGTTCCAGAACCCGCGGCAGTTGATCATGCACTGGATCAAACTGAGGATCTCCGTAAAGAGGTGGACCGACTAAGGAGACAGGTGGAGGAGTTGTCGGTCAGTCAAAGGTTTTGTTTGGGGCGATTTGCTGCTTCCGACGATGATGTAAGGTTCTACACTAG GTTCGTGACTTACAGCCATTTAATGGCTTTCTGGAAACTCATTGAGCCTGCATCCCACAACATGATTCGTGTGTCAAGAGCAAGAGCAACTACTATAAGGAGTGAAGCTGGAACAACAGGCAGTGCATGG GGTCAGTCTCTGCAGCCCATTGATGAGTTCTTCCTCTTCATGGTCCACCTCTCTGTTGGCTTAAAACAGCAGGATCTGGCCCACAGATTCAACATCCATCAGTCCACTGTTAGCCGAATTATTACAACCTGGGCCAATTTTTTGTACACCATTCTTGGGTCTGTCCGCATCTGGATGTCTGAGGAGGAAGTCAAGGCTCATCTTCCCAATGAGTTCCAGGACTACCCAGACACACAAGTGGTGATCGACTGCACAGAGTTGCGTTGCCAAACTCCATCCTCTCTCCTGCTTCAAAGTGAAGTCTTCTCCACTTACAAGTCCCACTGCACCTTCAAGGGATTAATCGGCATGGCACCACATGGTGCAATCACCTTTGTTTCATCCCTGTATGCAGGTTCTGTCAGTGACAAAGAGCTTTTTAAGCAGTCTGGGATTGTGTCGCTGTTGAAACATGGAATGGCGATAATGGTCGACAAAGGTTTTCTTGTTGATGACTGTGTGCCATGCAAAGTTTACAGACCTGCTTACCTGTCGAAGCGGGAACAGATGTCAGCTGATGAAGTGAGGGAGACACAGTCCATTGCTCGGCTAAGGGTCCACGTTGAGCGTCTCATCCGCAGGGTGAAGCAACACAAGCTGTTCGACACAGTCATCCCTCTTTCCATCACAGGGAGTATCAACCAGCTGTACACTGTTGCTTGCCTCCTTGTTAATTACCAAAATGGCCCCTTAGTAAAAGCATGGGCAAAGGATTAA